The DNA sequence GGTCGCCGGGTAGACTTCCTGTTTTGGTTGTCGATGGGCATCATCACATTTGCCTTTGTTGTAACCAACGTTCTGTTGTTCTATTTCGCTTGGCGTTATCAGCATAAGGAAGGCCGTAAGGCGTCGTACTATCCTGAGAACCACAAGCTGGAGTTAATTTGGACAGTAATTCCGGCGGTTATTATGGCCGTTCTGGTATTTACCGGTTGGAGAGCATGGCGGGATATTATGTCCGAAGCGCCGAAAGATGCACAAGTGTTCGAAATCGTAGGTAAGCAGTTTAACTGGATTGTACGGTATCCAGGCGTCGACGACAACAAGCTTGGTGCTTACAACTACAAGCTTATTGATAATAGTAATGACACGGGTATTGACTATACCGATGAAGCTTCATTTGATGACTTTACCTCCACCAGCGAACTTCACATTCCGGTAAACAAGCCTATTTTACTGAAGATTCGGGCACGGGACGTGTTACACAGCGTTTTCATTCCACACATGCGGGTGAAGATGGACGCCGTACCGGGTATGCCCACTCGTTTTTGGTTCGTTGCCGATAAAACAACGGATCAAATGCGGAATGAAACGGGCAATCAAAATTTTGGTTACGAGATTGCCTGTACCGAAGTATGTGGCCGTGGTCACTTCTCAATGCGTATCCGATTAATTGTCGAAGACGAAGCATCTTGGCAAGCCTGGTGCAAGGAGCAAAAGCCATTGCTTAGCTCTACACCTGAACTGGCAACGCGTATTCCTGAGAAGCTAAAGGCTAAGGCTGCTAAATATTTGCCTGCTGATGGGGCTGCAGCTCCTGCTGACAGTTCGACCGCGTCTATTCAGAATGCAGGTGGACTGTCTGCGATTCGCACCACAATCCGATAAAATTAACTACACAACAAACCAACTATGGCGACTGCAATAGCTAATCAGGCAACCGAGGCACATGTAGCTGAGCATGAGCACCACGAGCCGCAGAGTTTTTTGCGCACGTATATCTTCTCAGAAGATCACAAAACGATTGCCAAGCAGTACCTGATCTCAGGTATCATCTGGTCTATCATTGGTATCAGCTTATCGGTTATCTTTCGTCTTCAGTTAGGCTTTCCAGACATGAATATGGGCTTTCTGCGTCCTATTCTTGGGAACTGGATTAACGAATCGAACAAGTTAGATCCAAACTTTTATCTGGCGCTCGTTACGATGCACGGTACCATCATGGTATTCTTCGTATTGACGGCGGGTCTTAGCGGAACGTTCTCTAACTTTCTTATCCCATTGCAGATTGGCGCACGTGACATGGCGTCGGGCTTCCTGAACATGCTTTCTTACTGGTTCTTCTTCTTGGCCAGTGTTATCATGTTTGCTTCAATGTTCATCGAAACGGGCCCTGCCGGTGGTGGTTGGGTAATATATCCGCCCTTGAGCGCACTGCCAACTGCGAGCCCTGGCGGGCAGGGTGGTATGACCATGTGGCTCATCAGTATGGCTCTGTTCATTGTGTCTCAGTTACTGGGTGGTATCAACTACATCACGACCGTCATCAACCTACGGACACGGGGTATGTCGTTCAGCAAGTTGCCACTGACGATCTGGGCATTTTTTCTAACGGCTGTTTTAGGGCTGATCTCATTCCCTGTTCTGTTATCAGCAGCGTTACTGCTTATTTTTGACCGTAGCTTCGGTACCAGTTTCTATCTGTCCGAAATCTATATTGATGGTCAGGCATTGCCAAACGTTGGTGGTAGCCCCATTCTGTTCCAGCACTTATTCTGGTTCCTGGGTCACCCTGAAGTTTATATTGTATTGCTGCCTGCACTGGGTATGACGTCGGAGATCATTGCTACGAATTCGCGGAAGCCAATCTTCGGCTACCGGGCCATGATCGCGTCCATGATGGGTATTGCCTTTCTCGCCTTTATTGTATGGGCTCACCACATGTTCGTAACGGGTATGAATCCATTCTTGGGTTCGATCTTCATGTTCCTGACGCTGATCATCGCTGTTCCGTCAGCGGTTAAAGCGTTCAACTACATCACGACACTGTGGCGCGGTAATATCCGGTTTACTCCGGCCATGCTGTTCTCGATTGGTCTGGTATCATTCTTTAT is a window from the Spirosoma rigui genome containing:
- a CDS encoding cytochrome c oxidase subunit II, with amino-acid sequence MVYIVALLAVVFLGLAATVVSRMAGVVRSASGPVDEGRIGTSNRINGALMIVFLVLGLVGATWSFLYARQFFLPEASSIHGRRVDFLFWLSMGIITFAFVVTNVLLFYFAWRYQHKEGRKASYYPENHKLELIWTVIPAVIMAVLVFTGWRAWRDIMSEAPKDAQVFEIVGKQFNWIVRYPGVDDNKLGAYNYKLIDNSNDTGIDYTDEASFDDFTSTSELHIPVNKPILLKIRARDVLHSVFIPHMRVKMDAVPGMPTRFWFVADKTTDQMRNETGNQNFGYEIACTEVCGRGHFSMRIRLIVEDEASWQAWCKEQKPLLSSTPELATRIPEKLKAKAAKYLPADGAAAPADSSTASIQNAGGLSAIRTTIR
- a CDS encoding cytochrome c oxidase subunit I; amino-acid sequence: MATAIANQATEAHVAEHEHHEPQSFLRTYIFSEDHKTIAKQYLISGIIWSIIGISLSVIFRLQLGFPDMNMGFLRPILGNWINESNKLDPNFYLALVTMHGTIMVFFVLTAGLSGTFSNFLIPLQIGARDMASGFLNMLSYWFFFLASVIMFASMFIETGPAGGGWVIYPPLSALPTASPGGQGGMTMWLISMALFIVSQLLGGINYITTVINLRTRGMSFSKLPLTIWAFFLTAVLGLISFPVLLSAALLLIFDRSFGTSFYLSEIYIDGQALPNVGGSPILFQHLFWFLGHPEVYIVLLPALGMTSEIIATNSRKPIFGYRAMIASMMGIAFLAFIVWAHHMFVTGMNPFLGSIFMFLTLIIAVPSAVKAFNYITTLWRGNIRFTPAMLFSIGLVSFFISGGLTGLILGNSALDIQLHDTYFVVAHFHLVMGAASAFGLLAGVYHWFPKMFGRMMNEKLGYVHFWLTFIGIYLVFFPMHYVGIAGFPRRYYAFTSYDFTKNIFADMNSFISLAAVFTFTAQWIFIYNFVNSLIRGKKATQNPWKSNTLEWTTPIEPGHGNWPGEIPAVYRWPYDYSKPGAKDDFIPQNVPYSQTPESNLPHENELISLEKEIEAQNLNDQFKQPH